A DNA window from Candidatus Bodocaedibacter vickermanii contains the following coding sequences:
- the recN gene encoding DNA repair protein RecN — translation MLVRLDIENVAIIKKSALTFDSGLTVFTGQTGAGKSILLDSLSLCLGARADTDLIRHGQDKAIVSAVFNIDQRTPIYNLLSEHGIPAETSELVVRRILVRDGNSRCFLNDYPVSLGLIKLVSNHLMEIHQQFDRMLDASAHRSVLDEYAGHSEVLSTTKEIFNQWKQAESELEDHRLRMEQALRDKEYLEHKVKELSDFAPQLNEEQTLVEQRTFIKQKEAILKAYHTVADAFDGDIKSAGLHAYKTLSKFDDATSISLCEAMDRVLSDMTEISARANDHLNSLMDKSLSLSTIEDRLFELRQLARKYKCMPDELSNSLEEAINLLNVVHDASAGVKKLEQSVENFKHAFAKVAAELSERRKDKAAELDRLIAIELPPLKLGSVKFATNITPLNESHWQSAGIDVVEFLVDMNQQGIMLPLNKVASGGEMARLMLALKVCLARSGSTPGLVFDEVDSGVGGDVANAVGQRLRQLSKHLQVLVITHSPQVASAGDIHWVIEKTMEPDGVETRPMLLTLNQRIDEIARMMAGDHITPEAKAAAAVLLNQRT, via the coding sequence ATGTTAGTGCGCCTTGACATTGAAAATGTTGCGATTATTAAAAAATCAGCCCTGACGTTTGATTCGGGGCTGACAGTATTTACCGGTCAAACTGGGGCAGGTAAATCTATTTTATTAGATTCGCTGAGTTTATGTTTGGGTGCCAGGGCTGATACAGATCTGATTCGTCACGGTCAAGATAAAGCGATTGTTAGTGCAGTATTTAATATTGATCAACGCACACCGATTTACAACCTATTATCTGAACATGGAATCCCCGCAGAAACGTCTGAATTAGTTGTTCGAAGAATCTTGGTTCGCGACGGAAACAGTCGATGTTTCTTAAATGATTATCCCGTCAGTTTAGGCTTAATCAAACTGGTTTCAAATCACCTAATGGAAATTCATCAACAATTTGACCGCATGCTGGATGCATCTGCACATCGCAGTGTGTTGGATGAATATGCCGGACATTCTGAAGTGTTATCCACGACAAAGGAAATCTTTAATCAGTGGAAGCAGGCTGAATCTGAGTTGGAAGATCATCGTTTGCGTATGGAGCAGGCATTGAGGGACAAAGAGTATTTAGAACATAAAGTTAAAGAGCTTTCAGACTTTGCTCCTCAATTAAACGAAGAACAAACATTGGTTGAACAACGCACGTTCATCAAACAAAAAGAAGCGATCCTAAAAGCATATCACACCGTTGCCGATGCATTTGATGGCGATATTAAAAGCGCAGGATTGCATGCATACAAAACGCTTAGTAAATTTGATGATGCAACATCCATTTCATTGTGCGAAGCCATGGATCGGGTATTGTCAGATATGACCGAAATTTCTGCACGAGCCAACGATCACTTGAATTCATTAATGGATAAGTCGTTGTCATTATCAACCATCGAAGATCGACTGTTTGAATTACGACAGCTTGCCCGAAAATATAAATGCATGCCCGATGAACTTTCAAACAGCCTTGAAGAGGCTATTAATTTATTGAACGTTGTTCATGATGCATCTGCAGGTGTTAAAAAATTAGAACAGTCTGTTGAAAATTTCAAGCACGCCTTTGCAAAGGTCGCAGCTGAACTATCTGAGCGCCGCAAAGACAAAGCTGCTGAATTGGATCGATTAATTGCAATAGAACTGCCGCCCTTAAAATTGGGGTCGGTTAAATTTGCAACCAATATTACCCCATTAAACGAATCGCACTGGCAAAGCGCTGGCATAGACGTCGTTGAATTTCTAGTCGACATGAACCAGCAAGGCATCATGCTGCCACTGAACAAAGTTGCATCGGGCGGAGAAATGGCGCGATTAATGTTGGCATTAAAAGTATGCTTAGCCCGTTCAGGATCAACGCCAGGGTTGGTATTTGACGAGGTCGATAGCGGCGTAGGCGGCGATGTTGCGAATGCTGTGGGTCAACGGTTGCGTCAACTATCAAAACATCTGCAAGTACTGGTCATTACGCATTCCCCCCAAGTTGCAAGCGCAGGCGATATCCATTGGGTCATTGAAAAAACAATGGAACCCGACGGCGTTGAAACCCGCCCCATGCTGCTGACATTAAATCAACGTATTGATGAAATTGCACGCATGATGGCAGGCGACCATATCACCCCCGAAGCAAAAGCCGCTGCAGCCGTATTGTTAAATCAACGAACCTAG
- a CDS encoding cation:proton antiporter domain-containing protein, which yields MFETQYFSDILWFLFAAVLVSAISARIRSSPVLGYLMAGVAMGPWALDLIQNVENSRNISELGLVFLFFAIGLGMSIERLLILRRYLFGLGTLQVVITGAVLIGISHLLGFPLMTSIIVASSLALSSTAIVLQLLSEANEMSSRHGRVTFSVLLLQDLAAILLLVLVDFIKPNPSGESEAMTIMYVAVNILKSAGGVVFMVILGRFVIRPIFRFLGDAYQADLFMAFTLLVILGTSALAHKIGVSIEFAAFTIGLLLSDSEFRNKVENVIRSFRGLLLGLFFMGIGMSISITMLWTYLGSILGLTLIFIPIKFVIMYVSSRSFGLSHWVAVRVSTYIAPGGEFAFVILGPAILHQLISPEIGNIAVLAAAISMMCTPLLDRLIRWLMPVEEEQDEVVEEETV from the coding sequence ATGTTCGAAACGCAATATTTTTCAGATATATTATGGTTTTTGTTTGCAGCGGTATTGGTGTCTGCAATTTCCGCACGTATACGATCAAGCCCCGTGCTTGGATATTTAATGGCAGGTGTTGCTATGGGACCCTGGGCATTGGATTTAATTCAAAATGTGGAAAATAGCCGCAACATTTCTGAGTTGGGATTAGTATTCTTATTCTTTGCGATCGGTCTTGGAATGTCAATCGAACGTCTTTTGATATTGCGTAGATATTTGTTTGGTTTGGGTACATTGCAAGTGGTCATTACAGGTGCTGTGTTGATCGGAATATCACATCTGCTTGGATTCCCCCTTATGACATCGATTATTGTTGCCAGCAGCTTAGCATTATCATCAACCGCCATTGTCTTACAATTATTGTCGGAAGCAAACGAGATGTCGTCTCGTCATGGTCGTGTTACATTTTCAGTGTTGCTGCTGCAAGATCTTGCTGCAATTTTATTGTTGGTGCTTGTAGACTTTATAAAACCAAACCCATCCGGTGAATCTGAAGCGATGACCATTATGTACGTGGCAGTGAATATACTGAAATCAGCAGGTGGTGTGGTATTCATGGTAATATTGGGTCGCTTTGTAATTCGCCCTATTTTCAGATTTTTGGGAGATGCTTATCAAGCCGACTTGTTTATGGCATTCACATTATTAGTAATTTTAGGGACAAGTGCTTTGGCTCATAAAATTGGAGTTTCTATTGAGTTTGCGGCATTTACCATTGGATTGCTGTTATCGGATAGCGAATTTAGAAATAAAGTTGAAAACGTTATTCGATCGTTTAGAGGATTATTATTGGGATTGTTCTTTATGGGCATTGGCATGTCGATTAGCATCACCATGTTGTGGACGTATTTAGGATCAATCCTTGGGTTAACACTTATATTTATCCCTATTAAATTTGTGATCATGTACGTGTCAAGCCGCAGCTTTGGATTGTCTCATTGGGTAGCCGTTCGCGTTTCAACGTATATTGCACCAGGCGGAGAATTTGCATTCGTAATTTTAGGTCCTGCAATCTTGCATCAATTAATTTCACCCGAGATCGGAAACATTGCTGTATTGGCGGCTGCAATTTCGATGATGTGTACGCCTCTATTGGATCGTTTGATTCGATGGCTAATGCCCGTTGAGGAAGAGCAAGACGAAGTTGTTGAGGAAGAAACCGTTTAA
- the grpE gene encoding nucleotide exchange factor GrpE, which yields MDKKNEPTLENETIAHDHAPETTHDQGELAELHTKVEDLNDQLLRSLAENQNLRRRLQKEVEDAHQYAIAKFAQNLLSVADNFERALGLISDELRENEHFKNFIVGIELTEKELAKVFESHNVQKHMPLNEKFDHNLHQALFDIPNEDAEPGTILQVVQSGYSLKDRLLRPAMVGVAKKQ from the coding sequence ATGGATAAGAAAAACGAACCAACGCTTGAAAATGAAACCATTGCCCATGATCATGCCCCTGAAACTACGCATGACCAAGGTGAGCTAGCAGAATTACATACTAAAGTTGAAGACTTGAACGATCAATTGTTACGGTCATTGGCTGAAAATCAAAACCTGCGTCGCAGATTGCAAAAAGAAGTCGAAGACGCACATCAATATGCAATTGCGAAGTTTGCTCAAAACCTATTGTCCGTTGCCGATAACTTTGAACGTGCTCTTGGTTTGATTTCAGACGAATTACGAGAGAATGAACATTTTAAAAATTTTATTGTGGGTATAGAATTAACAGAAAAAGAATTAGCTAAAGTATTTGAATCTCACAATGTTCAAAAGCATATGCCATTAAATGAAAAGTTTGATCATAATTTACACCAAGCATTATTTGATATTCCCAATGAAGACGCGGAACCAGGAACAATACTGCAAGTTGTACAATCGGGATATTCCCTAAAAGATCGATTGTTAAGACCTGCAATGGTTGGGGTTGCTAAAAAGCAATAG
- the rpiB gene encoding ribose 5-phosphate isomerase B, giving the protein MTKIFIGSDHAGFELKSAIHGELLLEHSVTDCGTHSTDSVDYPTFAHEVATNVLSNDGAFGVLICATGIGMSIAANRHRGIRAALCRGMKDVKLARHHNDANVLVLGATNTSPDEAIEMIKAFITTTFDGGRHEKRINLLDQY; this is encoded by the coding sequence ATGACAAAAATTTTTATAGGCTCAGACCATGCTGGATTTGAATTAAAATCTGCTATTCATGGTGAACTGTTATTGGAGCATTCTGTTACAGATTGCGGCACACACTCAACAGACAGTGTTGATTACCCTACATTTGCACATGAGGTTGCAACGAATGTCTTATCGAATGATGGTGCATTTGGAGTTTTGATTTGTGCAACGGGGATTGGCATGTCCATTGCTGCCAATCGTCATCGTGGAATTCGAGCTGCGTTATGCCGAGGCATGAAAGATGTTAAGCTGGCCAGACACCATAACGATGCGAATGTTTTAGTTTTGGGCGCGACAAATACGTCCCCAGATGAAGCCATCGAAATGATCAAAGCGTTTATTACAACCACCTTTGATGGTGGACGCCATGAAAAAAGAATTAATTTACTTGATCAATACTAA
- the glyA gene encoding serine hydroxymethyltransferase encodes MHYRDLTLAQNDPDIFNWIQKEYHRQNDRIELIASENIVSKAVMEAQGSILTNKYAEGYPGARYYEGCEYVDKIEQLAIDRVCKLFDCAYANVQPHSGAQANGAVFLALLQPGDTFLAMGLNAGGHLSHGAKPNMSGKWFNAVQYGVDQATGLIDYDAVESMAIEHRPKLIIAGGSAYPRQIDFKRFRAIADKVGAYLMVDIAHFAGLVATGFHPSPLPFAHVVTSTTHKTLRGPRGGIILTNDADIAKKVNSAVFPGYQGGPLMHVIAAKAVAFQEALQPMFKDYIQDVCLNIKALAETLDQYGFPSITGGTDTHLICINVAGHGINGNDSAIFLDRLGITCNKNSIPFDPLPPKVTSGLRLGSPAVTSRGFKAAEFRHVGTLIGKSLIALSEGTQESIAKEIQDSVKELCDAFSMYA; translated from the coding sequence ATGCACTATCGCGATCTTACCCTTGCGCAAAATGATCCAGACATTTTCAATTGGATTCAAAAAGAATACCACCGTCAGAACGATCGTATCGAATTAATCGCATCTGAAAATATTGTTTCAAAAGCGGTTATGGAAGCTCAAGGATCAATCCTTACCAATAAATATGCCGAAGGTTATCCGGGGGCTAGATATTACGAAGGGTGTGAGTATGTCGATAAAATTGAGCAGTTGGCAATTGATCGTGTGTGTAAACTGTTTGATTGTGCCTATGCAAACGTGCAACCCCACTCAGGCGCCCAAGCCAATGGGGCTGTCTTTTTAGCGCTATTGCAACCCGGAGATACTTTCCTGGCCATGGGATTGAATGCAGGTGGGCATTTAAGTCATGGTGCAAAACCCAACATGTCTGGAAAATGGTTTAATGCGGTTCAATACGGCGTTGATCAAGCAACAGGTTTAATTGATTATGATGCCGTTGAATCAATGGCGATTGAACACCGTCCAAAACTTATTATTGCTGGCGGGTCTGCATACCCACGTCAAATCGACTTTAAACGATTTAGAGCAATCGCAGATAAAGTGGGTGCATATCTAATGGTGGATATAGCTCATTTTGCGGGATTGGTAGCCACAGGATTTCACCCATCTCCCCTGCCTTTTGCACATGTGGTAACGTCAACAACACACAAAACATTAAGAGGTCCACGGGGTGGTATCATTTTAACGAATGATGCAGACATCGCTAAAAAAGTAAACTCTGCTGTTTTTCCAGGATATCAAGGCGGTCCTTTAATGCATGTGATTGCAGCCAAAGCTGTTGCATTTCAAGAGGCGTTACAGCCGATGTTCAAAGACTACATTCAAGATGTGTGCCTTAACATTAAAGCGCTTGCAGAAACGCTGGACCAATATGGCTTTCCCTCCATCACGGGCGGAACAGATACCCACCTGATCTGTATTAATGTTGCAGGTCACGGTATTAACGGTAACGACAGCGCCATATTTTTAGATCGCCTGGGAATTACGTGTAATAAAAACTCCATACCGTTTGACCCACTGCCCCCAAAGGTTACATCCGGATTGCGGTTAGGATCACCCGCAGTCACCAGCCGTGGTTTTAAAGCTGCTGAATTTAGACACGTTGGAACATTAATCGGCAAATCATTAATTGCATTATCAGAAGGAACGCAAGAAAGTATTGCAAAAGAAATCCAAGATAGCGTAAAAGAGCTGTGTGACGCATTTTCAATGTATGCATAA